Proteins from one Ardenticatena maritima genomic window:
- a CDS encoding NAD(+)/NADH kinase yields MSAAPPISVAGVLYNPYRPAARALAERLHAWLQARGVRAWLGSSYEVTDIRTCSREPCTLLITLGGDGTILRAARAALPDAPPILAVNFGRLGFLAEVSPDEVEPALERVLAGDFWIEERPLLDVAVYDDGNLVEQAVAVNEVVLARGDGPRALRIDVWVDDAHLTRYTADGVVVASPTGSTAYVLAAGGPIVAPTADVLIVQPIAAHLTHVRSLVVPGSARVALSTVTHHHETVAVIDGQLSLAWTPAHRLVVTQSRHTLRFVRLGASNYYYATLETRLDRRNE; encoded by the coding sequence ATGTCTGCTGCTCCCCCCATTTCGGTCGCCGGCGTGCTCTATAACCCATACCGCCCGGCGGCGCGTGCGCTTGCCGAACGCCTGCACGCCTGGTTGCAGGCGCGTGGTGTACGCGCGTGGCTGGGGTCGTCTTACGAGGTGACCGATATTCGCACATGCAGCCGTGAACCGTGTACGCTGCTTATCACACTGGGGGGCGACGGCACCATTTTGCGCGCCGCCCGCGCCGCCCTGCCGGACGCGCCCCCCATTCTCGCCGTCAACTTTGGACGGTTGGGCTTTCTCGCCGAGGTGTCGCCTGATGAAGTGGAGCCCGCTCTGGAACGTGTGCTGGCGGGGGATTTCTGGATTGAAGAACGCCCATTGCTCGACGTAGCCGTTTATGATGACGGTAATCTGGTGGAGCAGGCGGTCGCCGTCAACGAGGTGGTGCTCGCGCGGGGGGACGGACCGCGTGCGCTGCGCATTGATGTGTGGGTTGATGACGCGCACCTGACGCGCTACACCGCCGACGGCGTGGTGGTGGCGTCGCCCACCGGTTCGACCGCCTATGTGCTCGCCGCCGGCGGCCCGATTGTTGCGCCCACAGCCGATGTGCTGATTGTGCAACCCATCGCCGCCCACCTGACGCATGTGCGCTCGCTGGTGGTGCCCGGTTCGGCGCGTGTGGCGCTCAGCACCGTCACCCATCATCATGAAACAGTCGCCGTCATTGACGGGCAATTGTCCCTGGCGTGGACGCCGGCGCACCGTCTGGTGGTGACGCAAAGCCGACACACCTTGCGGTTTGTTCGCCTGGGGGCGTCAAATTACTATTACGCTACCCTGGAAACACGCCTGGACCGACGCAATGAGTGA
- a CDS encoding B-box zinc finger protein, giving the protein MPEPTAASLLQEGIAAVRAGDTEEARKLFRRAIELDPQNPQAWLWLSTVTEGTADKKAYLEEALRLDPSLEEARLALQKIQAQEGALAERATEEPLYCTVHPDRETMLRCNRCGRPMCVECAVRHPVGMRCRECVQATRSPVYQVTWAQALLAFAAATAAGVVAMLVSMFISGLFWLLLIFVSPALGTAVASVVERVVPRKRGRLLQLATVAGMLAGVVLVGLGVGLLARAPLRGLLILANPFTWLYLVLGGGAAVARLR; this is encoded by the coding sequence ATGCCTGAACCAACAGCAGCCAGCCTTTTGCAAGAAGGAATTGCCGCGGTACGTGCCGGCGATACAGAAGAAGCGCGCAAACTCTTCCGCCGCGCGATCGAACTCGACCCCCAAAACCCACAAGCCTGGCTCTGGCTGAGCACGGTGACCGAAGGCACGGCGGACAAGAAAGCCTACCTGGAAGAAGCCTTGCGGCTCGACCCTTCCCTGGAAGAAGCCCGCCTGGCGTTGCAAAAAATCCAGGCGCAAGAAGGGGCGCTCGCCGAACGCGCCACCGAAGAACCGCTCTACTGCACCGTCCATCCCGACCGCGAAACCATGTTGCGCTGTAATCGGTGCGGGCGTCCCATGTGTGTGGAATGCGCTGTGCGCCACCCCGTGGGCATGCGTTGCCGCGAATGCGTGCAGGCGACGCGCTCGCCGGTCTATCAGGTGACATGGGCGCAAGCCTTGCTGGCGTTTGCCGCCGCCACAGCCGCCGGCGTGGTGGCGATGTTGGTCTCCATGTTCATCAGCGGCTTGTTCTGGTTGCTGCTCATCTTCGTCTCGCCGGCGTTGGGGACGGCGGTCGCTTCTGTGGTGGAGCGTGTCGTTCCGCGCAAGCGTGGGCGTCTGTTGCAGTTGGCGACGGTGGCGGGCATGCTGGCGGGAGTGGTGCTGGTCGGGTTGGGGGTTGGTCTGCTCGCGCGCGCGCCGCTGCGAGGGTTGCTGATTCTCGCCAACCCCTTCACCTGGCTCTACCTGGTGCTGGGGGGCGGCGCAGCCGTCGCCCGCCTGCGTTGA
- the scpB gene encoding SMC-Scp complex subunit ScpB encodes MSETPPVESQQPDNESVAEREHNGEPSPAPVNDAHALAPWLEAILFVADAPVELDALARAVGGTIAQVEAGLDALEEALAARGVRLQRARGRVRMVTAPEYAAAVERFLGLDLSTKLSKAALETLAIIAYRQPITRAEIDEIRGVQSSGVLRTLLARELIEEVGRLDTVGHPILYGTTFRFLEYFGLKSLDDLPPLDSEEAEALFGTATPSPSAETENEEE; translated from the coding sequence ATGAGTGAAACACCTCCTGTTGAATCGCAGCAACCCGACAACGAGAGTGTAGCCGAAAGAGAGCACAATGGCGAGCCGTCACCCGCGCCGGTCAACGACGCGCACGCCTTGGCGCCCTGGCTGGAAGCCATTCTCTTCGTCGCCGACGCGCCGGTCGAACTGGACGCACTCGCGCGTGCGGTCGGCGGCACCATCGCACAGGTAGAAGCGGGGCTGGACGCGCTGGAAGAAGCCCTGGCGGCGCGCGGCGTGCGTCTTCAACGCGCGCGTGGGCGTGTGCGCATGGTGACTGCGCCGGAATATGCGGCGGCGGTGGAGCGTTTCCTGGGGCTGGATTTGTCCACCAAGTTGTCCAAAGCGGCGCTAGAGACGCTGGCGATTATCGCCTACCGCCAGCCCATCACCCGCGCCGAAATTGATGAAATTCGCGGTGTGCAAAGTTCGGGAGTCTTGCGCACCCTGCTAGCGCGCGAATTGATTGAAGAAGTCGGGCGGCTGGATACCGTGGGGCATCCCATCCTCTACGGCACCACGTTTCGCTTTCTGGAATACTTTGGGTTGAAGAGCCTGGACGACCTGCCGCCGCTGGATTCCGAAGAAGCCGAAGCGCTCTTTGGCACAGCGACGCCATCCCCTTCCGCTGAAACAGAAAACGAGGAGGAATAG
- a CDS encoding tetratricopeptide repeat protein, producing METRLSRYAERFIESAWLAALIVVPLFFNVYDERVFEEDKIPLLRSIALLMLALGIIWAIERGRQAFSFEDERPFWKQPLVLPWAGMVLVYILTTLWSVTPRISLWGAYIRRQGMYSNLSYMLIFLLVYLILRRREQLGRLITAILLASAPAAIYGIIQHFGLDPLPWGGDVTKRVSSVAGNPIFIAAYLIMVVPFTIAKIIEHMGRLLRDEEDDQATLPASLLLGAYLFLLVIQGLTILYSQSRGPMIGLAVGLYFFALVGALHLKSRRQRLVGSFATIAAAVFGIAFLIVFNLPNSPLADLRDAPYIGRLGRVFETESGTGRVRLLIWEGVLDLLAANPVRTLIGYGDETLYVVYPQHYKPDLAKLEARNASPDRSHNETFDALAMRGVMGFAVQLFLFASLFYYLLKWLGLIRTRWQQRLYIGLWIAGGLIGWFTPYLLTGSFALSGVAMPTGIAIGMVLYLMVYAVATLNAEHEAVVAEHPHSLVLIALLAALMAHFVEIHFGIAIAATKLYFWTYAALAVVVGAQWLQRTTLAETPAPRQSRKRRRKQQAATLAPGAITPTLLALSVLVALILSTLMFDIITVESQGGWVRFYWLASTWVFAALVVVAESMFEQEQSGQWAQRLGVFAAISLTLSLFYFFVHYGWVTWRPTTDGTITPDKLEAMVAHLANTVTLFYIWTFTLIGLGGLALLYGEPMPARTSSAGAAAWGYPVLLMLTIPLIVKTNLNIPRADIFAKQAQAYENSRQWDAAILLHRRALDLQPHQDRYFLNLGRVYLNRAQTSPDPNERQTYLQLAEDVLEEAAQTNPLNMDHWRNLASLHRAWARMETNPELRAQHLAKADEYYQKALELAPNNASLWNDWASLALEQGNLEQAYERIQHSLSLDDRFDQTYVLLGSYYAQQNKWEEAREAYRKATELNPRNIEAWSGLGVAERRLGNVQGAIQANLKALEIRPNDYITHRNLAVLYQEIGDIQSALQHAQTALQRAPERDRAALQQLINQLQSQAGGG from the coding sequence ATGGAAACTCGATTGTCGCGGTATGCTGAACGGTTTATCGAAAGCGCCTGGTTGGCGGCGCTCATCGTTGTGCCGCTCTTCTTCAACGTCTATGACGAGCGCGTGTTTGAGGAAGACAAAATCCCGCTTTTGCGCTCCATCGCCCTGCTCATGCTGGCGTTGGGCATCATCTGGGCGATAGAACGGGGGCGGCAGGCGTTTTCGTTTGAAGATGAACGCCCGTTCTGGAAACAGCCGCTGGTGTTGCCCTGGGCGGGCATGGTGCTGGTTTACATTCTCACCACACTCTGGAGCGTGACGCCGCGCATCTCACTCTGGGGCGCGTATATCCGCCGACAGGGCATGTACAGCAACCTTTCGTACATGCTCATCTTCCTGCTGGTCTATCTCATCCTACGGCGGCGCGAACAATTGGGGCGGCTTATCACCGCGATTTTGCTGGCAAGCGCGCCCGCCGCCATCTACGGCATCATCCAGCACTTTGGGCTTGACCCCCTGCCCTGGGGCGGCGACGTCACCAAGCGTGTCAGCAGTGTGGCGGGCAACCCCATTTTCATCGCCGCCTACCTCATCATGGTGGTGCCCTTCACCATCGCCAAAATCATCGAACACATGGGGCGCTTGCTGCGCGATGAAGAAGACGACCAGGCAACGCTCCCCGCTTCCTTACTGCTTGGCGCTTACCTGTTCTTGCTGGTCATTCAGGGTTTGACGATTCTGTACAGCCAGAGCCGCGGTCCGATGATTGGGCTGGCGGTGGGCTTGTACTTCTTTGCGCTAGTGGGAGCGCTGCACCTCAAATCACGCCGCCAACGGCTGGTGGGCTCGTTCGCCACCATTGCCGCAGCGGTTTTCGGCATCGCGTTCCTCATCGTGTTCAACCTGCCCAACAGCCCGCTCGCCGACCTGCGCGACGCGCCCTACATCGGGCGGTTGGGGCGCGTGTTTGAAACCGAAAGCGGGACGGGGCGCGTGCGTTTGCTGATTTGGGAAGGCGTGCTCGACTTGCTCGCGGCGAACCCCGTGCGCACGCTCATCGGTTACGGCGATGAAACGCTCTACGTGGTCTATCCGCAACACTACAAACCGGACCTTGCCAAACTGGAAGCCCGCAACGCCTCGCCCGACCGCTCGCACAACGAAACGTTCGACGCGCTGGCAATGCGCGGCGTGATGGGGTTTGCGGTGCAACTCTTCCTCTTTGCGTCGCTCTTCTACTACCTGCTCAAATGGCTGGGGCTGATTCGCACCCGTTGGCAACAGAGGCTCTACATCGGTTTGTGGATTGCCGGCGGGCTGATTGGTTGGTTCACGCCATACCTGCTGACGGGGAGTTTTGCGCTTTCGGGGGTCGCCATGCCGACGGGTATCGCCATCGGCATGGTGCTCTATCTCATGGTGTACGCCGTCGCCACCTTGAACGCCGAGCATGAAGCCGTTGTCGCCGAACACCCGCACAGCCTGGTGCTCATCGCGCTGCTGGCGGCACTCATGGCGCACTTCGTCGAAATCCACTTCGGGATTGCGATTGCCGCCACCAAACTCTACTTCTGGACCTATGCCGCGCTGGCTGTGGTGGTGGGGGCGCAATGGCTGCAACGCACCACGCTCGCGGAAACGCCCGCGCCACGGCAAAGCCGCAAACGGCGGCGCAAGCAACAAGCCGCAACGCTTGCCCCCGGCGCGATAACGCCCACCTTGCTCGCGCTGAGCGTGCTGGTCGCGCTCATTCTCTCCACCCTCATGTTCGACATCATCACGGTGGAAAGCCAGGGCGGCTGGGTGCGCTTCTACTGGCTCGCCAGCACCTGGGTTTTTGCCGCGCTGGTCGTGGTCGCTGAATCAATGTTCGAGCAAGAGCAATCGGGGCAATGGGCGCAGCGTTTGGGCGTTTTCGCCGCCATCTCGCTGACGCTCTCGCTCTTCTACTTCTTTGTGCATTACGGGTGGGTGACGTGGCGCCCCACAACCGACGGCACCATCACCCCTGACAAACTCGAAGCCATGGTGGCGCACCTCGCGAACACCGTCACCCTCTTCTACATCTGGACGTTCACGCTCATCGGGCTTGGCGGCCTGGCGTTGCTCTACGGCGAACCAATGCCCGCCCGCACGTCATCAGCGGGCGCAGCAGCGTGGGGGTATCCGGTGCTGCTCATGCTCACCATCCCGCTCATCGTGAAAACCAATCTCAACATTCCCCGCGCGGATATTTTCGCCAAACAGGCGCAAGCCTACGAAAATTCAAGGCAATGGGACGCGGCGATTCTCTTGCACCGCCGCGCGCTCGACCTGCAACCACACCAGGACCGCTACTTCCTCAACCTGGGGCGTGTCTATCTGAACCGCGCCCAAACCTCGCCAGACCCCAATGAGCGGCAAACCTATTTGCAACTGGCGGAAGACGTTTTGGAAGAAGCCGCCCAAACGAACCCGCTCAACATGGACCACTGGCGCAACCTGGCCAGTTTGCACCGCGCCTGGGCGCGCATGGAAACCAACCCCGAATTGCGAGCGCAACATCTCGCCAAAGCCGATGAATACTACCAGAAGGCGCTGGAACTGGCGCCCAACAACGCCTCGCTCTGGAACGACTGGGCCTCGCTCGCGCTGGAACAGGGAAATTTGGAACAAGCCTACGAGCGCATTCAGCATTCGCTCTCGCTGGACGACCGCTTCGACCAGACCTATGTCCTGCTGGGGTCCTACTACGCACAGCAAAACAAGTGGGAAGAAGCGCGTGAAGCCTACCGCAAAGCCACCGAACTCAACCCGCGCAACATTGAAGCATGGAGCGGGCTGGGCGTCGCCGAGCGCCGCCTGGGCAACGTGCAAGGCGCCATTCAGGCGAATTTGAAGGCGCTGGAAATTCGCCCCAACGATTACATCACCCATCGCAATCTCGCCGTGCTCTATCAGGAAATTGGCGATATTCAAAGCGCCCTGCAACATGCGCAAACCGCCCTGCAACGCGCCCCCGAACGCGACCGCGCCGCGTTGCAACAACTCATCAACCAGTTGCAAAGCCAGGCGGGTGGAGGCTGA
- a CDS encoding glycosyltransferase family 4 protein has translation MPTGNLLLIFGTALLLALTGTPVMQRVAVRLGVVDRPSARKIHATPIPLLGGVAIYAGVLLSLLFWGERRFIVEAAAVLVGGTWIVLWGAWDDRSNLNAYAKLVAQIAAAVMLIIAGIQVQLPFLPAWGDLAVTLLWIVGITNAFNLLDNMDGLASGVAAVAAAYFLLLAALSGQYLVGAMAAATLGACIGFLRYNFRLSNASIFMGDAGSLFLGFVLAVIGIKLRFPTNVPWVTWMVPPLVLIVPIFDTTLVFVSRLRRGKNPLTTPGKDHLSHRLVRMGWTRREAVLLLYLFGCVGGGLAIFVSVSTRATAYAVAGVLALLAIASILWLEQHDTATS, from the coding sequence ATGCCCACTGGGAACTTGCTTCTGATTTTTGGCACGGCGTTGCTGTTGGCGCTCACTGGAACCCCCGTCATGCAGCGTGTGGCTGTGCGCCTGGGCGTGGTTGATCGCCCCTCGGCGCGCAAGATACACGCCACGCCCATCCCTTTGCTGGGGGGCGTCGCCATCTATGCGGGGGTCTTGCTCTCGTTGCTCTTTTGGGGTGAACGGCGCTTCATTGTCGAAGCGGCGGCGGTGCTGGTTGGCGGCACGTGGATTGTGCTGTGGGGCGCGTGGGACGACCGCAGCAATCTGAATGCATACGCCAAATTGGTGGCGCAAATCGCCGCGGCCGTCATGCTCATCATCGCGGGTATTCAAGTGCAATTGCCCTTCTTGCCCGCGTGGGGCGACCTTGCCGTCACCCTTCTCTGGATTGTAGGCATCACCAACGCTTTCAACCTGCTGGACAACATGGACGGACTTGCCAGCGGCGTGGCGGCGGTTGCCGCCGCTTACTTCTTGCTGTTGGCGGCGCTGAGTGGGCAGTATCTTGTCGGCGCCATGGCGGCGGCCACGTTGGGCGCGTGCATCGGGTTTTTGCGCTACAATTTCCGGCTGAGCAACGCCAGTATCTTCATGGGGGACGCCGGCAGTCTCTTTCTGGGGTTTGTGCTGGCGGTGATAGGAATCAAATTGCGCTTTCCCACCAACGTGCCCTGGGTAACGTGGATGGTGCCGCCGCTGGTGTTGATTGTGCCCATTTTTGACACCACGCTGGTTTTCGTTTCACGCCTACGGCGCGGCAAAAACCCACTCACCACCCCCGGCAAAGACCATCTGTCGCACCGCCTGGTGCGCATGGGCTGGACGCGCCGCGAAGCCGTGCTCTTGCTCTACCTGTTTGGCTGTGTCGGCGGCGGGCTTGCCATTTTTGTCAGCGTCAGTACACGCGCAACCGCGTATGCCGTGGCGGGAGTGCTGGCGCTTTTGGCCATTGCGAGTATCCTCTGGCTGGAACAACACGACACAGCAACGAGTTGA
- a CDS encoding NUDIX hydrolase, translated as MHERLILIPEEVDDLAARFGTPQREHVRLDVGEDFFMPWEGKFYSRRGEVMFLLPRPGGLLVHRKAHYPPNVWRLLTGGIELGERVEEALLREPEEEIGFTPPVRRFVGVLTYDIGIGERRVDFATYIFLMGYSDHPIRQGEGEEIAEAREVPLSALPTIAHNLRSLPGRWRDWGRFRAVAHDLVAKWVREDEVRAE; from the coding sequence ATGCACGAACGGCTCATACTCATTCCCGAAGAAGTGGACGACCTTGCCGCCCGTTTTGGCACGCCTCAGCGCGAACATGTGCGGCTCGACGTCGGCGAAGACTTTTTCATGCCGTGGGAAGGCAAATTCTATTCACGGCGCGGCGAAGTCATGTTCCTGTTGCCGCGCCCCGGCGGTCTGCTGGTGCACCGCAAAGCGCACTACCCGCCCAACGTCTGGCGGCTGCTGACAGGCGGCATTGAACTGGGCGAACGGGTGGAAGAGGCGCTGCTGCGTGAACCCGAAGAAGAAATCGGCTTTACGCCGCCGGTGCGGCGCTTTGTGGGCGTGTTGACCTACGACATCGGCATTGGCGAGCGTCGTGTTGACTTTGCCACCTACATCTTCCTGATGGGCTATTCCGACCACCCCATTCGCCAGGGCGAAGGTGAAGAAATCGCCGAAGCGCGCGAAGTCCCGTTGTCGGCGCTCCCCACCATCGCGCACAACCTGCGCAGCCTGCCCGGTCGTTGGCGCGATTGGGGGCGTTTTCGTGCAGTCGCGCATGACCTGGTCGCCAAATGGGTGCGTGAAGATGAAGTGCGGGCGGAATAA
- the hisS gene encoding histidine--tRNA ligase: MAKFQAPRGTLDILPEQQPYWQWILSEARAIAGQYGFRPIEVPVFEETDVFARGVGTGTDIVEKEMYTFEDRGGRSLTLRPEFTAGIVRAYIEHGMHVLPQPVRLYSIGPVFRYEAPQAGRYRQHTQFSCECIGEADPLADFEIMSMAWDLFDRLGFTGLRFEINNIGCPACRPRYLREVLIPYLEAHRERLPKIDQERLQKNPLRVLDSKEPETQPIIAAAPVITDFLCDECRAHFDDLRHYLDLMGREYVVNPRLVRGLDYYTKTVFEVKAEGALGAQNTICAGGRYDGLVELLGGAPTPGVGFAAGIERVMLLLQEQGIQPPPLEEPVVFFVHRGQAAKDRAVQLAHTLRTAGIGTEIAFGNRSFKSQLRQAGRSSARFAAILAEGELERNEVTIKDLASGEQTTVPQEGLVAFLQACLSE, encoded by the coding sequence ATGGCGAAGTTCCAAGCACCACGTGGTACGCTCGATATTCTGCCCGAACAACAACCGTACTGGCAATGGATTTTGTCCGAAGCGCGGGCGATTGCCGGGCAATATGGGTTCCGCCCCATTGAAGTGCCCGTTTTTGAGGAGACGGATGTCTTTGCGCGCGGCGTGGGCACGGGCACGGATATTGTCGAAAAAGAGATGTACACGTTTGAAGACCGTGGCGGACGCTCTTTGACGCTTCGTCCGGAGTTTACGGCGGGGATTGTGCGCGCCTACATTGAACATGGCATGCACGTGTTGCCCCAGCCGGTGCGCCTCTATTCGATTGGTCCTGTGTTTCGTTACGAAGCCCCCCAAGCCGGGCGCTATCGCCAGCATACGCAGTTCTCGTGCGAGTGTATTGGTGAAGCCGACCCGCTCGCCGACTTTGAAATCATGTCCATGGCGTGGGATTTGTTCGACCGCCTGGGCTTTACGGGCTTGCGCTTTGAAATCAATAACATTGGGTGCCCCGCGTGCCGCCCACGCTATTTGCGCGAGGTGCTCATCCCCTACCTGGAAGCACACCGCGAGCGCCTGCCCAAAATTGACCAGGAACGCCTGCAAAAGAACCCCTTGCGTGTGCTGGACAGCAAAGAACCCGAAACCCAGCCCATCATTGCCGCAGCGCCCGTCATCACCGATTTTTTGTGCGACGAATGCCGCGCTCACTTTGACGACCTGCGCCACTATCTCGACCTGATGGGGCGCGAGTACGTGGTCAACCCGCGTTTGGTGCGTGGGCTGGACTACTACACCAAAACCGTTTTTGAAGTGAAAGCCGAGGGCGCGTTGGGGGCGCAAAACACCATTTGCGCCGGCGGTCGCTACGACGGGCTGGTGGAATTGCTGGGCGGCGCCCCGACGCCGGGCGTCGGCTTTGCCGCGGGGATTGAGCGTGTCATGCTCTTGTTGCAAGAGCAGGGCATTCAACCGCCCCCGCTGGAAGAACCGGTGGTCTTTTTTGTGCACCGTGGGCAAGCCGCCAAAGACCGCGCCGTGCAGTTGGCGCATACCTTGCGTACCGCCGGCATTGGCACGGAAATTGCCTTTGGCAATCGCAGTTTCAAATCGCAATTGCGTCAGGCGGGGCGTTCTTCGGCGCGTTTCGCCGCCATTCTTGCCGAAGGTGAATTGGAACGCAACGAGGTGACGATCAAAGACTTGGCAAGCGGTGAGCAGACCACCGTTCCGCAAGAAGGGTTGGTGGCGTTTCTGCAAGCCTGTTTGAGCGAATAG